Genomic window (Desulforapulum autotrophicum HRM2):
AGCCAACAACCGCTTACAACTTTTAGGTCCTATATAACCCACATGTCCTGCGGACACAACGAAATATGAAACACGATGATACAGGGCAGGCGATAGTACCATTCCGTCCTCTTTGGTTACCCTGACCGGAACGGTAAACGTCGGGGGAATTTCTGCCCTTCCAGACTAAAGCGCAGGAACTGCGGGCTAAAGTCCTCAAACAGCCTGCGCTTCTTAACGCCTGGAAGGGCAAAAATCCTAACCCCTTTGGTTTACAATGTTCCAGTCAGGGAAACCAAAGAGGGCTCTAAAGTCGAGACTTTCACAATGATGTTTCGACAAGAGTTTCTTATAAACCGGCACGGCCGGAACGAGGTATGGCTCCAGCCTCAACGAATTTTGAAACACCTTCATTGACAATGCTTTGGCGAGTGTTTCATATAAAAATGATGGACCAAATATTTTTAAAACATAAAGGCCCTTAGCGTTACGCTAAGAGCCTTTTAATTTCTGGCTGGGTGATAAGGATTCGAACCTTAATTGACGGAGTCAGAGTCCGTAGTCCTGCCATTGGACGATCACCCAATGAATTGAATGAACGCTTTATACCTTATGCAACTCTTCGAGTCAATAGGATATTTATTAAAAAAGTGGCAAATGTTTATGAGTGTGGTAAATTTAATAAGGGTTGTTTTATGCTCACTATTATTTGGGGAGGAATCATGACAATAAAAGTTCTCATCAAACGAAAAGTCCAGGAATCGAAAAGCAAAGAGTTGAATCTGTTGTTTGTTAAACTCCGGGGGCTTGCCATGGCGCAAAAAGGGTATATCGGCGGTGAGACGCTAAAGCGAGTTGATACGCCTGGTGAGTACCTTATTGTCAGTCGCTGGCAGAGCATTGACGACTGGACCCGATGGCTTGTGAGCAGGGAAAGGACAGACATCCAAGGGAAAATTGATGCATTGACCGATGCTGAGACCAAATTTGAAATTTATACGAATGGGTAGCTGAATCGGCAGCAGCCCATGGGCTGCTGCCTTTGGTTTCGTTAATTATGGATTTCTGACGGTTCTTTTTCCGGTGTTGCTTCTATTGCTGATGGAGCGTTTTCCGTTTCATGGGTTTGTTCTACTGCTACTGGAGCGTCTTTCTCTTCCAGTGAGGGTTCGATTGTCGCTGGAACGGGAACGCTTTGTTCTTCCGGTGCTGCTTCTAATGAGACTGGAATGGCTTCTTGTTCCTGAACTTGCCCGGGCAGGACGATTCTGGTTGACTTGATGTTTGTCAAAGCTTCATGGATGGTTTTTTCATAAAGGGAGATCGTTTCTTTCTCCTCTGGGGTTGTCGCAAAATAAGAGGCCTTGCCCACAAGGTCAATGATTGGTTGAAAATCAGGAAGGCCTTGTTCTTTGATTAGGGTGTTTGCCATGTCAAGGTAATAATTAAAGGTAATGGGAAAGACTTCCTGCTTTGAATAGATCTTCTGTGTCATTTTCGGCAGGTGGAGCCCTTCCAGGAGAATAACTTTTTGGGTGTTCTTGGGTGAAAATTGTCCTTTCCAGATTTCCACGCCGGCATTGGTTTGTTTGATGTAAAATCTTTTGGAGTTGTTGATACTTGCACCCACAGCCAGTGAAATTAACAGAACAAAAGCGATACCCGCAAGAATAGCTGCCATGGGTTTTGGTTTGGCGTCTGAAGTGTTGTTTTGTTTCTGAACCTGACTGGCAGTAGATTCAGCCTCCTTTGCCTCTTGCTCTGCAATTTCCCTGATAACCCTTTTGATTTCAATGGCTCTTTTAGCAGCCTCATCAGCCAGGCGTTTTTCTTCGGCCTTTTTAGCAGCCTCATCAGCCAGGCGTTTTTCTTCGGCCTTTTTAGCAGCCTCATCAGCCAGGCGTTTTTCTTCAGCCTTTTTAGCAGCCTCATCAGCCAGGCGTTTTTCTTCAGCCTTTTTAGCAGCCTCATCAGCCAGGCGTTTTTCTTCGGCCTTTTTAGCGGCCTCATCAGCCAGGCGTTTTTCTTCAGCCTTTTTAGCAGCCTCATCAGCCAGGCGTTTTTCTTCGGCCTTTTTAGCAGCCTCATCAGCCAGGCGTTTTTCTTCAGCCTTTTTAGCGGCCTCATCAGCCAGGCGTTTTTCTTCAGCCTTTTTAGCGGCCTCATCAGCCAGGCGTTTTTCTTCAGCCTTTTTAGCGGCCTCATCAGCCAGGCGTTTTTCTTCGGCCTTTTTAGCGGCCTGATCAGCCAGGCGTTTTTCTTCAGCCTTTTTAGCAGCCTCATCAGCCAGGCGTTTTTCTTCGGCCTTTTTAGCAGCCTCATCAGCCAGGCGTTTTTCTTCGGCCTTTTTAGCGGCCTCATCAGCCAGGCGTTTTTCTTCAGCCTTTTTAGCGGCTTCATCAGCCAGGCGTTTTTCTTCAGCCTTTTTAGCGGCTTCATCAGCCAGGCGTTT
Coding sequences:
- a CDS encoding antibiotic biosynthesis monooxygenase family protein, with amino-acid sequence MTIKVLIKRKVQESKSKELNLLFVKLRGLAMAQKGYIGGETLKRVDTPGEYLIVSRWQSIDDWTRWLVSRERTDIQGKIDALTDAETKFEIYTNG
- a CDS encoding putative plasmin-sensitive surface protein (Pls family protein) codes for the protein MAAKKKTTTKTKTTAAKKKSDKKMTNNETAKKQVTKKTPSKTTDKKAEKQQPAEEAAKKAKEQRLAEEAAKKAEEKRLADEAAKKAEEKRLADEAAKKAEEKRLADEAAKKAEEKRLADEAAKKAEEKRLADEAAKKAEEKRLADEAAKKAEEKRLADEAAKKAEEKRLADQAAKKAEEKRLADEAAKKAEEKRLADEAAKKAEEKRLADEAAKKAEEKRLADEAAKKAEEKRLADEAAKKAEEKRLADEAAKKAEEKRLADEAAKKAEEKRLADEAAKKAEEKRLADEAAKKAEEKRLADEAAKKAEEKRLADEAAKRAIEIKRVIREIAEQEAKEAESTASQVQKQNNTSDAKPKPMAAILAGIAFVLLISLAVGASINNSKRFYIKQTNAGVEIWKGQFSPKNTQKVILLEGLHLPKMTQKIYSKQEVFPITFNYYLDMANTLIKEQGLPDFQPIIDLVGKASYFATTPEEKETISLYEKTIHEALTNIKSTRIVLPGQVQEQEAIPVSLEAAPEEQSVPVPATIEPSLEEKDAPVAVEQTHETENAPSAIEATPEKEPSEIHN